The following proteins are co-located in the Petroclostridium xylanilyticum genome:
- a CDS encoding YpmA family protein, translating into MGEENKLELKATLEISCNDELYKLIDFLNKNLKQKNLIFGLAQKNEKMVVTIYET; encoded by the coding sequence ATGGGTGAAGAAAATAAACTTGAACTTAAAGCAACCCTTGAAATTTCATGCAATGATGAATTATATAAGCTAATAGATTTTCTAAATAAAAATCTGAAACAAAAAAACTTAATATTTGGTTTAGCTCAGAAAAATGAAAAAATGGTTGTTACAATATATGAAACATAA
- a CDS encoding MurR/RpiR family transcriptional regulator, protein MEKKQDLISRIQSSMTEFSKGQKLIANYILNHYDKAAFMTAARLGSVVGVSESTVVRFATELGYDGYPKLQKALQELIRTKLTAVQRMEITSDRIGDQDILTTVLNSDMDKIRLTLEEIDKQGFEEIIETILKAEKIYILGVRSSAALASFLGFYFNLIFDNVRLVHTTSVSEMFEQILRVKPGDVVIGISFPRYSRRTIKALQYAKDQKCKVIAITDSYLSPLASYADHTIIARSDMASFVDSLVAPLSVINALIVALGMRKKNEVYRTFEQLERIWDEYQVYEKYSDESVNNEDF, encoded by the coding sequence ATGGAAAAAAAGCAGGATTTAATTTCGAGGATTCAATCTTCCATGACAGAATTTAGTAAGGGTCAAAAGTTAATTGCTAATTATATACTAAATCATTATGATAAGGCAGCTTTCATGACGGCAGCCCGGTTAGGCAGTGTAGTTGGGGTAAGTGAATCAACGGTTGTAAGATTTGCAACGGAACTGGGATATGACGGTTATCCAAAACTTCAAAAAGCTTTGCAAGAGCTCATCAGAACTAAACTAACTGCGGTCCAAAGAATGGAAATCACCTCAGACAGAATAGGGGATCAGGATATACTGACTACCGTTTTGAATTCAGATATGGATAAAATCAGGTTAACTTTAGAAGAAATTGATAAACAAGGTTTTGAGGAAATAATTGAGACCATCCTGAAGGCTGAAAAAATTTATATATTAGGAGTTAGAAGTTCTGCAGCGCTCGCAAGTTTTCTAGGGTTTTATTTTAATTTGATATTCGATAATGTCCGGTTAGTACATACTACCAGCGTAAGTGAAATGTTTGAACAAATATTGAGGGTCAAACCGGGCGACGTTGTCATAGGTATTAGTTTCCCGCGGTATTCCAGACGTACCATTAAAGCACTTCAATATGCAAAAGATCAGAAATGCAAAGTCATAGCAATTACTGATAGCTATCTATCTCCGCTTGCATCCTATGCTGACCACACCATTATTGCAAGGAGTGATATGGCTTCTTTTGTAGATTCGCTGGTAGCTCCCTTAAGTGTAATAAACGCTCTTATAGTGGCTTTAGGTATGAGAAAAAAGAATGAAGTATACAGGACTTTTGAACAGCTTGAACGTATTTGGGATGAATACCAGGTATATGAAAAATACTCTGACGAAAGTGTTAACAATGAAGATTTTTAG